Proteins found in one Hypericibacter terrae genomic segment:
- a CDS encoding beta/alpha barrel domain-containing protein, whose translation MNPEPDEIAAWTDQYFMRTKEAVGRFGDRRVTYAVFMRRPVVSAPRLAVEWLQGMAKARGTEFKIDVNYAEGRWVGAGEPILYIGGSLFHLCDLETIFLQKLGPACVAAFNAYTMCADLPKVAFLAMDARHCAGLEMAEIMAYAASVGSARARRKVNAKGFIGNATTATAGYFGLTQGLGTMPHAFIGYAGSTLRAAEMFHESFPDQDMTVLVDYFAREVTDSLAVCRRFPELAEAGKLGVRIDTPGSRFIEGLDPPASYAALERHAPAAIRGYRSEAELRYLVGAGVSAAACWHMRDALDNAGFQKVKLVASSGFDPAKCKVMADAKAPIDVIGTGSYLPQRWTETYATADIIEYDGKPMVKVGREFLLRR comes from the coding sequence ATGAATCCCGAGCCCGACGAGATAGCGGCCTGGACCGACCAGTATTTCATGCGCACCAAGGAGGCGGTGGGCCGCTTCGGGGACCGGCGCGTGACCTATGCCGTGTTCATGCGCCGCCCGGTCGTCTCCGCACCGCGCCTCGCGGTCGAGTGGCTCCAGGGGATGGCCAAGGCGCGCGGAACCGAATTCAAGATCGACGTGAATTATGCCGAAGGCCGCTGGGTCGGCGCCGGCGAGCCGATCCTCTATATCGGCGGCTCGCTGTTCCATCTCTGCGATCTCGAGACCATCTTCCTGCAGAAGCTGGGACCCGCCTGCGTCGCCGCCTTCAACGCCTATACCATGTGCGCCGATCTGCCGAAGGTGGCCTTCCTCGCCATGGATGCGCGCCATTGCGCCGGGCTCGAGATGGCCGAGATCATGGCCTATGCCGCGAGCGTCGGTTCGGCCCGCGCGCGGCGCAAGGTGAATGCCAAGGGCTTCATCGGCAACGCCACCACCGCGACCGCAGGCTATTTCGGCCTGACGCAGGGGCTCGGCACCATGCCGCATGCCTTCATCGGCTATGCGGGCTCCACCTTGCGCGCCGCCGAGATGTTCCATGAGAGCTTCCCCGACCAGGACATGACCGTGCTGGTCGATTATTTCGCGCGCGAGGTCACGGACTCGCTCGCGGTCTGCCGCCGCTTTCCGGAATTGGCCGAGGCCGGGAAACTGGGCGTGCGGATCGATACGCCCGGCAGCCGCTTCATCGAAGGGCTCGATCCGCCGGCGTCCTATGCGGCGCTCGAGCGCCATGCGCCGGCCGCGATCCGCGGTTATCGCAGCGAGGCTGAACTGCGCTATCTCGTCGGCGCCGGAGTCTCGGCTGCGGCCTGCTGGCATATGCGCGACGCGCTCGACAATGCGGGCTTCCAGAAAGTCAAACTGGTGGCCTCCTCCGGATTCGATCCGGCCAAATGCAAGGTGATGGCCGACGCCAAGGCGCCGATCGACGTGATCGGGACGGGCTCCTATTTGCCACAGCGCTGGACCGAAACCTATGCGACAGCCGACATCATCGAATATGACGGCAAGCCGATGGTGAAGGTCGGCCGCGAGTTCCTGTTGCGCCGATAA